Within Lytechinus pictus isolate F3 Inbred chromosome 7, Lp3.0, whole genome shotgun sequence, the genomic segment GTTGGTGTAGAGAGGGGTGAGGGTTGTGGTGAAGGCGTTTTCgttggaaggaaaaaaaaggatgatAGAGATTGAGAGAGAGGCGCTAGAGGAAAGGGGTTATGGAGGGAGGGGTGATGATTGAGACAAGGAAAGAgggaaatcagacttgaaatggaGAGGGAAGTAGGGAAAGATAGACAGACGATGAGAAATGAAGTAGGGATAACtggagagggggaggggcagAGAGATatcgagagagagaaaaaatgtgCTAAAGTCTTCTTTCATCTTGGCTTTTAGTATTtaagttttattcttatttcctATTTTATCATGGTAATTGGGGCATAATAGTTTTAAAGGCACATTTAAAGGGTAATTTTATAAGAGGGAGTTGGCATTGTTTGAGTGAAGAGATACATGTTAGATGGTAGGCCCTATGACAGGAGTGGCTTTGAGAGAGAAAATATATAAGAGGGGGAGGCAGAGATTGAGGGGCAAGAGGGATAGagagagatttaaaaaaaattgaaagttagTAATTCAGCATTGGTATGAATTATAGATTTATGTATGCATATGCGATGACTAAGAGGGCGCTAAACTAGTAAAGATCACAGACCACGGGCCTAAACATTTCcaatagactcgtgtgttaaagtggcacttataAGAAATTCACTAAAAATTAGGacgaaattcgggggtcgaatgtttactaccaatggatatgatatatatatatatatatctgacaatccatatctgaccagaaaagggtccctcgacaggctcattttaaaaataaatcggcatttataaAGGCATCTCCTAAGGGATCAGATTCATCACCTGAAACAGTAAAACAGCCCttatccttccgccagtcaaaatattgTTCCAAAGTTgctgatatttcttcccaatttaggaaaaggatgttcagtaaattaccaaaaatagaatcagtgttagatggacaatcatattcatacactttgtcaatcagccatatcagaatataaaaaaatgagaatgggtTGGTTCGAATGAATATCTGCTGCCTTCACGTTGTTAGTAGGCCAGTTTGACCTTAAATCAGTGACTTATTATTTGACGCACGGGGCAAAAATGAAACTTGCCAACCCCCTACCCGACTGCAATAACTTCATCTTCTTTATGTTATAAAAAATAGGGCAAAGCGACGAAGCGTCgaaatttgattcaaattttgATTCGTAAAACATAATATctcgaaataaaataaatatatacaggTATATTAAACGGTAATTAAGTGGTAAACGTCAATATTAAACGGTaaagattgtaaaaaaaatgatattaataaacAGTTAGCTTGGTTTCTAGTTTGAAAGATTTGGAGTAAAATTAACGAATTACTTCATAATTAAACGAGACCTTATTTTTAATTAGCCACGGCAACAAATTTGTTTAGACTTAAAAAGCTGTGAAATCTTAAAAGATCCCGAAGAGAAACATTCGTGGATGAGTAGCGAAGTGACAAAGCGCAAGTCATTTGGATATTTTGATCCTATACAGATTACAGAAAATTAATTTATAGACCATTTACCTTGTGTATGATAAAGattgttatttttctgtatttcaCATTTTCTGTTTCTCCTTTGTATTTCCCGCGCCCGAAAAAATGCCCTCAGAGGGTAAATGTTTTTGCAAACTCAGTACCCTGATTACGACAATTAAAATAGTGGTTACAGAAGACAGGGCGCGAAATTTGACGATTCTGAAAGGAATCATGCAATTAAACAAAGCGACCGAGCTTTACAAATTGTTATCCTTATTAGCCTCAAAAGTCTagttcttattattcatcttcaagtggatatatatgtatacactaaaaacatatttaaatgtttttatagTTTAAAGGGTTGTGAGAATGTAAGGAAATCTTCTGTATTCGACTTTATGGTTTATGTGGTGATTGGTGCTTTATAGTGCGGTCAGTTAGACCCATCCTGTTTTGACTGCAGACCAAAAATCTACTTTGAGCTTTTATTGTAGACACATGATATGATTGTTTCCTGAATGTAGGCTATAACGGATTTCCTCGAGTATTTCTCTCACTATGAATTAACGTCTACGGGACATCAAAGCAGTAGTCTTGAATGGTTTTCCAGTTTGggctttaaaaataataaagcgggaaaaaaatgaaaaaggggcATCCATCGGATTAGATAATGAAATGTAGGTGTTTCCATGTGATCTTAATCTTTTATTAACAGAAATTCCAttatatggaatatttttttatattgaaaacaAAGTCTAAGAATTATACTACACTGGTAACATAATGAGCGTGCTAGTTCAAACTAAATTGCGTGCAAAACAAATGCGTATTTCATTTAAACCAGTATAGGTTACCAACTTAATAGGTTGGTTATCAATTCTTATGAAGAGTATAAGAATGATAAAACTTGAAAAGTTAACTAAGCTTTAAtatctcaaccaatcaaattaatTTACCTGTGGGATTTTAGTAATGGAGCTAAGAACAAATTAACACTGGTATATTGATGATGAAAGTTGGTACCCATTTATGGTCGGTTGGAATGGAGAGGTAAACTGAGAGAAAATGGATTCGAAGGAGTGTTATTACTTTGGCCTGCACTTGATTATAATATTACTGGTTCCCTTTTTATAGCTAGGCCTATCGTTATTAGGGCAAGAAAAAATGATGGTTTGTAGCTGTTGCTTGTTTAAGTTTGGctctttgattgattgattggttggttggttgcttggttggttgattgattgattgattgattgattgatttgtaatatatataaatctttatgtatattacaaataaataatttagtAGCAGTATAGGCATTGaatcaataatttcaacaaaaCGTATTACTCATTaaacaaaatgacaattaaGTAATGCAGGAGACCTCCACCGTGAACGATTAGGCTAGATATTGATGACGGCCACGTAAAAAggtacatattttttcatttatttcttcattgttCTACTCATGACACAATATCTAACACTCTGCGTTGTATGCTGACGTCAAGTTTGAttgaataatataaaaaaagggaGTTGGTCCCATATCTAGCTTTACCTTGGTATCCAGAAGACTCATATCATGGTTATGAACTTATGACGGCCGCGCCCACAATCTCTCCAAGGATTCTTGAACAGCGCCCTCATTTACTGCTCTCTGAGCAGTGATTGTAGTGCACTGATACCTGAAATGTCACTGTACTAATTACCATGATTAGAAGTTTGTCTTTGATGAATATACCTTGTTCTTCGTACCTTGAAATTCTCATCAATCTGATTCATTAAAGTGTCATGCACTGTTGgtatgaattattttcattgaaatcggtGCGATCTCATTACGTgtgcaaatacatgtaggagAGAATGCAAACGATAAAGCAATTAGATAGAGGGCTTTCCTGTCTGGTATCCTATATAAACGCTTCAACTGACAATGATTTCCTgatgaaaattgcaaaattggTGACCCGCTTCTTTTATCATAGCCGAAAGTGCTCTACGTGGGAGTGATTTGATATAAACATAAGCGTCTATCTGTAGGTATTCCCCCATCATTGTAGAATTTAatgtcaaaataaataataaagtatGTATCTGTAAACAAGAACATACATGTGTAGTCGAACAATGAAACTACCACCATGCCAGGCCAATGCGATCGTCATTTTGTGCCCTCCTACCCATCccgaaaaaaaaggaaaatcctggatccatcCATAGGTCAGACTGAGGCAATGTGTCGAATAAAAAATAGACGAAACGGATGTCGAGGGTGTGATCTTCATTTCGACTGGAAGGAAGGGGAAGAGGAAGGTGAATAGGCCTTTGAAGTTAAAATAAATAACGATGGAGACGACAACGATGACGACTAAGACAACAAGTATACAACGCAAATGTGAAAACAGACTGAGCACCCCCGCGTCTGCGTATGATTTGGTTTATCAAACTTCAAATAGAAAAGGATGGTGTTTTTCGATTATTTCAAAGCTATTACTCTAAAGAACAACTATCATTGCTATTTTGATTAAAGACAATACAATCCTAAtgaaaattcatacaaaattagTTTAGAATTATTGCAAAATATAGCAAGgtaattttctttccttcattttcattgtgaCTTCATTTTAACGAGCAAACAGGCTTTTTTCCCAGCTAAATGCTCACACAAAGGTGTTAAAAATTTGCTCTCATTCTATGCTAGTCTACATATACCGTGtgggttaaaaaaaattgacacctcaACAAtccccaattaaaaaaaaaaatgtcatgaacgcataatcattatatatggcTAAAAAcgagtatcttctcccaaataatttaataccatatttatgtggtatgtcttcACGCTTTTACAATCAGTAAGTATTCTtggcagtgatgtaaattttgatttgcgccaaagtaaagCATgcctgcaatgaatgaatcatgatgtcataatcctacatgagttagtaaacCTATTTACAAAcccattttcaatgaaattaaatttagaattgatactaaaaagAGTTATTAGATAAGTATTATGTAAATTACTGAAAAAGtgttttgaaacaaaaataattatttaatgcaacccttgtaggatCATGGTGATGGTAGGATTGTGACATCACTGACATCTGAATTCAtccattgcagtcatgccttattttggcgcaaatcaaaatgcAAAGAATACATCCTGATCATGACGTATTTTCCCCTTAAATTTGGGctttgtgaggtgtcaatttttattattattattttttttaatcacacgGTATATTTAGGTTAGTGTTGGAAATCCTTTTGATAAGGGTATCAGTCActtcattcacaaaaaaattgtaattttatcaATTTGGACAAAAGGTGCTAGTCGGcgaaatatggatgattttacttattttacttatttatgaCGAAGTTGTCTGAATCCTGTCTGACATGGTTTGATTGACAAAAGGTTAAATAAAGACTAAATGTTTCGATGGCGGATTTCTGGTTTTCCAAGGTCGGTTTCACAACTATATAGAGGTATgagacttgtaaaaaaaaaaaagtaatgctGGTGTGAAACACAATTGGTCTACATTCCATCGTCATTAGGTGATAAATATATTGACCATTGTGGTTACCAGAAAAATATGTTGTCGGAGTTAATACAATTACAATtcaataatgatataaaaatagatcaaatgatCATAATGAACAAAACTGAATTATGATTTAAAGTGAATGCAACGTTCCGCGTGTgatgaataatgattttttttttaaatacaaaattttgGTAATTGCATGACAACAAACAAATCCGAAACAGACAAATTGATTAATAACGACCTCAGTGTTACAGGCGATCCGTATTGTCATGATCATTAATAAACAATGAATGtgcaaaataattttcagatcAAATTGGTTTTGAGTATttaacaaattaaacaaaacgaAGAGATGCCGAGATTGTTATCAGATAAATTGAATTTAGAAAAAGATTGACATTGGTAACAGATTTGTATCTGCATAATCTAAAAATTATGTGGATTATGCATGCTTTatggtgatgattattatgAGCTAGTACACTATACATGCtttcaataagaaaaaaatgatctgTACTTTGAAATGCACAAACAATTCTAGTAATCATGTTgagtattatatgaaatcaaataataaacaatCGTCATTATCTTCAAGGAGACCTCCAAGTGcagtatatatacaaaaaacatTGAGAAGTAAAGCAGAAGGTAAACAAATTCATCAACATCGAGGGTACCTGAAGTTTTCAAACAAGAGTAAACACAATTTAGTAAAAAAATCCCTTGAATTctactattttttctttttccttttagaTCTAGAATCGTACTCACTGACTTCTCTGTGATTCTATATATGTACTCTATATTAAAAAGATATGCCCTTTTTTATATAAGAATtggaatacataaaaaaaagaactgTTTTATTACTAAGTTTGCTGATGGTGAcgaataaaaatgtaattaaaactTGAACTGCGATATTTGGAATCTAATTCACTTACTGTTCATCAGCTGTTGCTATGTCAGAAATCCTCGAACGAGCTTTCATGTCAGCAAGAATATTTGTGTGAAAAGTAAAGTTTAATAAGTTGTGAGGCAAGCAGTACGGATCAATCAtgcacatttatttttatttcgatTGTATGagcccatttttttttacattcagcgAATAATAATTTATGATATAAGACATGTCAggcgagatttaaaaaaatcacaattcgTGAATTTATAAAGCCGTGTGTTTTTAAGCAATGGCTTGTTGAACTTGAGGGAAGGGGCTGGGTTCCAACTTATTTTGAGAACATGTTTTAACAATTAGGTTATTTACATTTCCATCAAAATGTAAAgtaattttcaaaacaaatctacaaaattgtcCATTATTCACTTTTTATAAACTCGCTTTCGAGTTGCCAGATATCATAGGCCCTAATTGTGTACGAAACTAACTTCTCCAGCGGAAAGGTCTCTATCCATGTTATCCCACTGTTTCGAAGAAATTAGAAGTAAGGAACGTGTAATAAGGTTGagtaaaaacataaatattgagGGTGAGACAtaacggaggggggggggttggagaatcaaggaggaagagagagggtCGATCTCGTCCCCTTCCCCACCTTTCTGTGAcattaaatctaaaaaaatagcAGAATATTGACTATTGTGAGGAAGAAGAGAGACGGAGgcatagaaagagagagacaagaACTAATAAACAGTCAGACAGACATACTGAAAGTTAACAGacagagggagggggaggggtaagTGTTGGTTTTAAAGCCTCAACCATGTTGAAaactaacatacatgtatgtaacttaTTAAACAgtcaataattttgatcaaaCCTAGATTCTCCAACAACGACATATTATGTCAATGTATGTGTCTGATCATTCCATGGATATACCAATTTCCTATTCTGATAAAGCTGTATGTTTCCAGGGTGAGAAAACCTTGGCAACGGAGTTCTGTGAAAGGGAAAGTTCTATTGCGTGTGAAAGAGAAATTCCATGTCTTAACAACCAATCAAAACCCACTTATCAACCCGTACCGAAGCACGCACCCACATCATTTTCCCCAAATATGGAAGAAGAGGGCGGGCAATAAGTGAACAGCAAACTTTACGAGGTTCTCTGGTTATAATTGGTGACACGCGCAGTGGGCTTCTACGGACCGGTGGCACATAAACACGGATGACACGGACCGCGATGTTTGTGTTGGGGTTTTCTTGATAgttatttacatatataaaCAACAAATAGGAACAGATTTTGGACATTGGTAACCAGTCAGACTCTTAGCTTAGAGCTATGATGCTGAACTTCATCGTTAGGAATAGAGCAACCAGATACTGATACCGAAGTGGATTCCCCAGATAGATAGCATTTCTCTTTCGTTGAGTTTATTTCACTCCAGAGCTGCATTAAGTTGGTGATATGAATCCGATGCTTCTGGAGAAACATTAATAACGGAGAAAGCACTAGATTTAGTTCatatcttctttttattttcatggtgACCAGTCAAGAGTTTTCACCATGATGGTTCTTGGATTACAAACGATTCTCCTCTTTGTGCTGACGACTCTCGTGACGATGCTGGCAGTGCGGTGGTACCGTCAGAGGTCTGGTTTACCCGGGAAGCTTCCGCCAGGTCCGTGGGGCCTCCCGCTGATCGGCAGCATATTCAGCTTGGGTAAACAGCCTCATCTAACCCTGATGGATATGGCCAAGAAGTACGGGAATGTCTTCACCCTCAACCTAGCTGGCCAGCTGGTTGTCGTCCTCAATGGTTATGAATCTGTCCGGGAGGCGTTGGTCAAGAAAGCTGGAGTATTCGCTGGTCGTCCACATCTGGCACTAACTCAAGAACTTACCAAAGGACAGGGTAAGATAGTCATCTCacattcattttcaatatcaagtgttttttttttgttccgtcacatttttttttcattaaaagtcATCACGTAGGccaatttataaatatttttgtccAACATCGAATCATGTAACTTCGTAAACCAGGTTATCTCTTATTTGTGTGGACTCTGCTCAAGGGTATGCTACtctgtcattttttaaagaagtaAAAAAACTGAAGATTACTATCGCCAACGTCGCTAGTTCACGATAACAGTATAAAAGAACAcaatgaaacgccccccagaaaaaaagagaaaactacCTGTGACAAAATGTATAGATGGTACTGTACTCATATACTTGCAAACGAATTATTAACAttcttgactttgtagagaCAATTATTGactgagaaaaaatgaaatatttactcTACCCAACTCCTAGCCAATTCGCTAGTTTTTAGTCATAccaaaatcagaatattttctCAAATTCTGTAACTTCTCTGTAATCTGTCCTCGACTGTATTGTTGGAAGAAATATATAGGGATCGATAATACCTAACTGGGAGATAAACCTTTTTGTTGGTATGTTCATAGACCTACTACTCTGAGAgaagtaggtccatggtatactTCTATAATCACcagaaaaggaagaagatgtTTGTACACAGATTTGCAGCCGTTTCATCAAGTCTGTATTTTGATGAATAGATAGTCGGCATGGACAAGGTGGTGATAATATTTATCTTGCACTTTCGGCACGTTTCAATACAATTTATATCGTTTTGATCACAATTCATGAAGATGGACTTTGGCATGTATTCAATAATTCAACCGAATGTAAATGGTGTATATTAGCCCAGTAATATTTGCTATTTGATTTGAAGTGATTGAGTATTTATTATtgagtacactctaaaaaatattgggtaaaagtgctccatgaagGTAAttgtgtgtccaaccaacattgggcattttggGGGGGCATTTTTTATGTATCCAGTGTTATGACAATTCTGCCCATTCTAAAgaaattgctgcttatttttttaaccttactggacaagaTGCTTCGCGCAtttggtaaaatactgccccaaattggttggacacataattaccctcgtggtggtaaaaatttaaccaaatatttttttacagtgtatagtaTGCGGAGGTAAATAATAAATGCTATCTCATTTTAGGCCGATAGATCCGTGATGTCTTTATAAATGTggcggatgggggggggggggggtaaaggcaaaatgaaaatatgcaaCAATGTCGAGAAATTGAGAAACTATGCGTTCTAAATGTCCACTAATTGGATACGTGTTGTCCAAACTGGTTATTCACCTCTAGCTTTTCGATTTTTGTCCGGTGCTCTTAATAAATCGATAAGGCGGCTTGTTACGGAACATAGTTCCATCCCATAGCCTACTGTACAATGAACCGCAGGATAGACGTACCCACTGGTAGTACTTTCGTTAGTATTTAAAAGTGTCATGTTAATCGATAATATTGAGTGAGTCACAAATAGCTAAAACAACTACATCGGCATGTTCGTGTAGGTAACAGCAAACTCGTTGATTATGACAAACTGGTTGTGATTTATGACTCTACCTTGAACATAATTAATTAGACATGTGTTGGTACCATAGCTATCAATTAATCATCTCACAC encodes:
- the LOC129265447 gene encoding cytochrome P450 1A2-like, whose amino-acid sequence is MVLGLQTILLFVLTTLVTMLAVRWYRQRSGLPGKLPPGPWGLPLIGSIFSLGKQPHLTLMDMAKKYGNVFTLNLAGQLVVVLNGYESVREALVKKAGVFAGRPHLALTQELTKGQETIID